The Chryseobacterium geocarposphaerae genome window below encodes:
- the atpB gene encoding F0F1 ATP synthase subunit A: protein MFKKFAVLFYSIFVLNLVSAQHGEPTAEGVSATTELSEKDKVSKENKEFIDHHLLDAHDFTLMVDKEGHHIGFPLPVIFYDNGIRAFMSNKEGFMHGETTEVDGSYYKLHHEKIYKTDAAGTLAFDKEGHVTSEKVLDLSITKSVLIILLTSIFMLVLFTGMAKSYKKSAVPTGATRFLEPLVIFVRDEIAIPNIGHKYKRFIGYLLTVFFFILFLNVLGLMPFGINVTGNITMTFFLAILTYLITTFSANKDYWKHIFWMPGVPVPMKLIMLPIELLGTITKPFALMIRLFANMTAGHIVVMSLIGLIYVFKNFVAGVAFPFLTLVIYLLEVLVAFLQAYIFTMLSALFIGMAVQEHEHEHHAAH from the coding sequence ATGTTTAAGAAATTCGCAGTTTTATTCTACAGTATTTTTGTACTAAACTTAGTATCTGCACAGCATGGTGAACCCACTGCTGAAGGAGTGTCAGCTACTACAGAACTTTCAGAGAAAGACAAAGTAAGTAAAGAAAACAAAGAGTTCATCGATCATCACTTATTGGATGCGCATGATTTCACATTGATGGTAGATAAAGAAGGTCATCACATTGGTTTTCCTCTTCCAGTTATTTTTTATGATAATGGTATTCGTGCTTTCATGAGTAATAAAGAAGGATTCATGCATGGAGAAACTACAGAGGTTGACGGATCTTACTATAAACTACATCACGAAAAAATTTACAAAACTGACGCGGCTGGAACTTTAGCTTTTGATAAAGAAGGTCACGTTACTTCAGAAAAAGTTTTAGACTTATCAATTACGAAGAGTGTCCTTATTATTTTATTGACTTCAATCTTTATGTTAGTATTGTTTACAGGAATGGCTAAGTCTTATAAAAAGTCAGCAGTTCCTACAGGTGCTACAAGATTTTTAGAGCCTTTAGTAATTTTTGTAAGAGACGAAATTGCTATCCCAAACATTGGGCATAAATATAAAAGATTCATTGGTTACCTTTTAACAGTATTCTTTTTTATTTTATTCTTAAACGTATTAGGATTAATGCCTTTCGGAATTAATGTTACAGGTAATATTACAATGACATTCTTCTTGGCGATCCTTACTTATTTAATTACTACATTTTCGGCTAATAAAGATTATTGGAAGCACATCTTCTGGATGCCTGGAGTTCCGGTTCCAATGAAATTGATCATGTTGCCAATCGAATTGCTAGGAACAATCACTAAGCCCTTCGCATTGATGATCCGACTTTTTGCAAACATGACTGCAGGACACATCGTAGTAATGAGTTTGATCGGATTGATCTATGTATTTAAGAACTTTGTAGCAGGTGTTGCATTCCCGTTCCTTACATTGGTAATCTATTTATTGGAAGTATTGGTTGCATTCCTACAGGCTTATATCTTTACCATGCTATCAGCCTTGTTCATCGGAATGGCAGTGCAGGAGCACGAGCACGAACACCACGCTGCTCACTAA
- the atpE gene encoding ATP synthase F0 subunit C codes for MEIPKIVGAGIVVLGVGIGLGKIGAAALEAIARQPEQSGKIQTAMLIAAALVEGVAFAALFAVN; via the coding sequence ATGGAAATCCCTAAAATTGTAGGTGCTGGTATCGTAGTACTAGGTGTAGGTATCGGTCTTGGTAAAATCGGAGCTGCTGCTCTTGAAGCTATTGCTAGACAACCTGAACAATCTGGAAAAATCCAAACAGCTATGCTTATCGCAGCTGCACTTGTTGAAGGTGTTGCGTTTGCTGCTCTATTCGCAGTAAACTAA
- a CDS encoding F0F1 ATP synthase subunit B, with product MELIHQFSSGLFIIQSVIFLALLFLLGKFAWKPILKSINDRETSIVDALNQAKLARKEMETLKEDNERIIREAKIERDAILKEARDIKDRIVAEAKDAAKAEGDKMIESAKQTINAEKNAAMADIKTQIGTISINIAESILKQKLDNNEAQNELVQNYLNKSNLN from the coding sequence ATGGAATTAATTCATCAGTTTTCGTCAGGATTATTTATTATCCAGTCTGTTATTTTTCTAGCATTATTATTTTTGTTAGGTAAATTCGCTTGGAAACCTATCTTAAAATCTATCAATGATAGAGAAACGTCTATTGTTGACGCTCTTAATCAAGCTAAATTGGCTAGAAAAGAGATGGAAACTTTAAAAGAGGATAACGAAAGAATCATTCGTGAAGCTAAAATCGAAAGAGATGCGATCCTTAAAGAAGCCAGAGATATTAAAGATAGAATTGTAGCAGAAGCTAAAGATGCTGCTAAAGCTGAAGGAGATAAAATGATTGAATCTGCTAAACAAACTATCAATGCTGAGAAAAATGCTGCAATGGCAGATATCAAAACTCAAATTGGTACAATTTCTATCAATATTGCAGAATCTATTCTTAAGCAAAAATTAGACAACAACGAAGCTCAAAATGAGTTGGTTCAGAATTATTTAAACAAATCAAATCTTAACTAA